In Pseudomonas sp. Q1-7, the genomic window GGCAGCCAGGCCCTGGCCCTGCTGGCAGCGAACGACATCGACCTGGTCGTCTCCGACGCACGCATGCCCGGCCTCGACGGCCCTGCGCTGCTGGCCGAGGTGCAGCGGCGCTGGCCCGGTACCCTGCGCCTGCTGCTCACCGGCGCCACCGACCTGGAAACCAGCATCCGTGCCATCAACCAGGGGCAGATCTACCGCTACCTGGGCAAACCCTGGAACGACGACGAACTGCGCGTCACCCTGCGCCAGGCCCTGGCCCACCAGCATGCCGAACGCGAGCATCAGCGCCTGGAACGCCTGACCCTGGAACAGAACCAGCGCCTGCAGGAACTCAACGCCAGCCTGGAACAGCGGGTCCGCGACCGCACCGCCGAGCTGCAGCAGACCGCCGACATGCTCGACCTCGCCTACGACGAGCTGCGCCGCAGCTACGTGACCGCCACCGAAGTCTTCTCCGCCCTGCTCACCCAGCGCCTGCCCGGCGACAAGCAGGGCAACGCCCAGGTCATCGCCCTGGTCCGCGCCTACGCGGAAGAGCACCAGTTGCCGGAAGCGGAATCCCGCGACCTGACCATGGCCGCGGCGCTCTACAACCTCGGCAAGCTGACCTGGGACGACCACCTGCTGAGCCGGCCCAGCGACCTGCTGCACCGCGAAGAGCGGGAACGCTATTGCCGCTACCCGCAGTTGGGCGAGAGCCTGCTGATGGCGCTGGAACCGCTACACGACGCCGGGCGGCTGATCCGCCACCACCAGGAACGCTGGAACGGCACCGGCTTCCCCGACCAGTTGCACGGCGAAGCCATTCCCTTCGGCGCCCGTCTGCTCAAGCTGGCGGTGGACTTCGTCGAGCTGCAATGCGGCCTGGTGCTGCAACGCGCGGTGCCGCGCGACGAGGCCTTGCTGTTCCTCGCCCGCTACGCCGGGCGCCTCTATGACCCGCAACTGTGCCAGCCCTTCATCGACCTCTGCACCCGTTGCGCCCCGGACCTGCTGAAGACCGACCCCGACGTCCTGGCGATGGACACCCGCCGCCTGGAACCCGGCATGGTCCTGGCCCGCAACCTCCAGGCCGACAGCGGCATGCTCCTGCTCAACGCCGGCAAGCAGCTCAGCCGCGCCCTGATCGACAAGCTCATCGCCTTCGAGGCCAGCGAAGGTGCGCGCTACACCCTACACGTGCGCCTGCCCGAGGTGGACGCGGGCACCGTCAAGGAGCAGACCCGATGATCAATATCCAGCTGGTGGACGACGAACCCCATATTCTCAATGCCCTCCAGCGCATGCTGCGGCCTCAGGGCTGGGTGCTGCATGCTTTCGACGATCCCGAGGTGGCGCTGGCGGCCCTGGCCGAGCATCGCTACGCCGCCATCGTCTGCGACCTCAACATGCCGCAACTGGACGGCCTGACCTACCTGCAGTTTGCCCGCCAGCGCCAGCCCGACGCCCTGCGCATGCTGCTCAGCGCCCACGGCGACCGCGCCACCCTGATGCAGGCGATCAACCGCGCGGAGATCTACCGTTTCCTCTCCAAGCCCTGGGAGAACTACGACATCGAAAACGCCCTGCAGAGCGCCATCGACCTCTACCAGCTGCGCGAGGAGAACCACCGCCTGCTCGAACAGGTACGCGGCCAGCAGGGCACCCTCGAGCGACAGCGCCGCGAGCTGCTGCGCCTGGAGGCCGAACACCCGGGGCTGACCCGCGTGCGCCGAGACGCCGACGGTGCCGTATTGCTGGAGGGCTACGACCTGGACGATTGACCGCGATCCTCCGAACAGCCCCAGCCACCGGAACGGCAACCCCCCATGGCCAAGCACATTCGCGACCTCGCCTATCAGGCCTACCTGCACTGCCTGGCCCTCACCCTGATCGCCCTCGGCGGCATGGGCCTGATCGCCTTCCTCATCCAGGACCAACCCGCCCGCCACGAACTGGTGCTGCTACCCGACAGCGCGCTGCTCAGCCTCGTCGCCGGCGTCGCGCTGTTCGGCGCCACCCATGGAATGCGCCGGCTGGCGCTGCTGACCGGCCTGCTGCTGATCGTCCTCTCCGGCTACAGCCTCAGCCACAACGTGCTGGCCGGCGGCAGTGACCAGGGGCACTCCCTGCTCAGCGGCCACTGGCGCGTCCAGAGCGAGAAAGCGATCGTCGGCTGCCTGTTCGGCCTGGCCATGCTCCTTGCCGTGACCCGCCACGGCGGGCGCTGGCTCAGCCAGCTCTGCGGCATCACCCTGCTCGGCCTTGCGCTGGCCTCCCAACTGGCCCTGCTCGGCCCTTTCCAGAGCCTGCCGCGCTTCGCCTTCCGCCCGGAGGCCGGGCCCGTCGCCAACCTCTTCATCGCCTTGCTCGGGATCGCCGTCCTGCTGCTCTGCGCTCTGCCGGGAGGACCGCGCCGCCTGCTCGACCGCCGCACCCTGCTCACCGGCCTGCTCGGCACCCTGGCCACCTGCGGCGGCTGGTTCCTGCTCAGCCATCACGAGGTCGGTACGCTCCACACCCACAACCACCAGTTGCTGCTGCGTGCGCATTCGGCCATCGAGAACACCCTCACCCTGCATCTGCAACTGACGCAGCGTATGGCCGATCGCTGGCACAGCCTCCACGGCGCGCTTCCAGAAACACTCTGGAAACAGGAGTCCAACGCCTACCTCAGCGACTTCCCCAGCCTCCACCTGATCGCAGTGCTCGATGCCGACCTCCAAACGCTGCGCCAGCAACGCCGCGACCCGGCAGCCATGGACTGGCTGGGGCGCTTCCTCGCCCAGCCGCAGCTACGCCAATGGCTGCAGCAGGTACGCCAGGGCGACCGCGCGCAGATGAGCGAGGTACAGAGCTTCAGTCCCGACGACCACAGCGCCCTGGTGGCCGCGCCGCTGCGCCTTTACGGCCAGCCCACCGGCCTGCTGGTAGCCAGCCTGGACGTAGCCGCCGCGCTGGACCGACAGCTGGGCGAAGACCTCGACGGCTTCACCCTGGAGATCTTCGAAGGCGCCCGGCGCATCCATGCCGCCGGCGCCCGCCGCACGGATCACGGCCATCTGCCAGCAGGCGAGCAGCGCACCGAGCTCGGCCCCGAGGGGCGCTGGCAACTGCGCACCTACCAGACCCTGCTGCACCATGACTATGCCGCTGTCTACCTGCCGCCGCTGTTCATGCTCTTCGGCCTGGGTCTCACCTTCCTGCTGATGGTCAGCCAGAGCTTTTCGCGCCTGGTCATCGAACGCAGCCAGCGCCTGCGCGACAGCAACCGCGAACTGGAGCTGAGCCTGCAACACCAGGCCCGGTTGCAACTGCAGAACCAGCGGATCATGGACCACTCCATGGACGTGCTCTGCTCCATCGACGCGGACGAACGCTTCACCCAGGTCAGCCCCTCCTGCCACAGCGTGCTCGGCTACCGGCCGGAAGAGATGATCGGCCGCCCCTACACCGACTTCGTCCTGCCCGAAGACCGCGAACGCACCCGTGGCGATATCCAGGCCATCATCCGTGGCGAATCCTGGGACGCCGTGCGCAACCGCTGCCAGCGCAAGGACGGCAGCCTGGTCCACCTGCTCTGGTCCGCCGGCTGGTCGGAAAGCGAACGTACCCTGTTCGCCGTCGCCCACGACATCACCAGCCTGGTGCGTCACGAGGCCTACGCCGAAGATCAGCGCGACATCCTCAGCATGATCTCCACCGACCAGCCGCTGGCGGACATCCTCAAGGCCATCTGCCTGATGAGCGAAACCCTGGACCCCTCCACCTGCTGCTCGGTGCTGCTGGTGGACGGCGAGCACAAGCGCCTGTTCCTGGGCGCCGCGCCCAGCCTGCCGGAAGCCTTCAACCAGAGCCAGGACGGCCTGCCCATCGGCCCCCTCGCGGGCGCCTGCGGCACCGCCGCGTTCCGCCGGCAGATGGTGGTGAGCAAGGACATCAGCGAAGACCCGCTCTGGCACGAACAGCGCGAACAGGCCCTGCGCCACGGCCTGCGTGCCTGCTGGGCGATCCCGTTGATGTCCCACCATGGCGACGTACTCGGCACCTTCGCCGTCTACCTGCGCCAGCCCAGCACCCCGGACGACGAGGCCCTGCAACTGATCGGCACCGCCGGGCAACTGGCGGCCATCGCCATCGAGCGTCTGAACGACCGCCTGCGCCTGCTGGAGAGCGAGCAGCGCTACCGCTCGCTGTTCATCTTCAACCCCGACCCGGTGTTCTCCCTGGACCGTGAAGGGTGCTTCCTCAGCCTCAACCAGTCGGGCTGCGAGCTGATCGACCACCCCATCGCCGAGCTGATCGGCCGGCCCTTTTCAGACCTGGTGGATGAAGACGACGTCGGACACGTCCTCACGCATTTCCGCAGCACCCTCGATGGCCTGGCGCAACATTTCGAAGTGCGCTGCCACAACCGTGCCGGCAGTCCGCTGGAGCTGGACATCACCCTGCTGCCCATCGTCGTCGAAGAAGTGATCGTCGGCGTATTCGGCATCGCCAAGGACATCGGCGAACGCAATCGCATGACCCGCGCCCTGCAGGACGCTCTCGCCCAGTCGGAACGCAAGGCGCTGCTGTTGCGCGGCCTCAGCGACACCGCCCTGCACCTTGGCGGCATCCTCGACACCCGTGCCCTGCTGGACTTCATCTGCGCGCGGTTGCGCGAATTGGTGGGGGCTCACCAGTCACTGCTCGACCTGACCGATGACCTGGGCCTGACCGCCTGCTCGCTGTCGGCCAAATACCAGGCCTGGCCGCCGACCCCACGGCTGCCGCCCGAAGGCCTGGAGTATTACTCCCGCGCCTGCGCCAGCCACCAGCCGACCCTGCTCACCCGCGCGGAATTGTCGGTTCCCGGCGACCGGGACAGCGGCCAACTCCCCCTGCATGGCTGGCTGGCCGTGCCGCTGATCGACCACGGCGGGCACCACCTCGGCCTGCTCCAGCTTTCCGACAAATTCGACGGCGACTTCGACCAGGATGACCTGGCCATCGCCCAGCAGTTCGCCCAGACGGCCGTGGCGGCGCTGGAAAACATCCGCCTGGTGCAGCAGGTGCTCTCCGGCGAACAGCGCCTGCAGGAGCAACTGGATTTCACCTCGGCCATCACCAACAGCGTTGGCGAGGGCCTACTGGCGGTGGACCGCCACGGCCGGCTGAACTTCGTCAACCCGGCCGCCGCCGAACTGCTCGGCCAGCGCACCGACGCCCTGCTCGGCCAGGACCTGGCCGAATACCTGCCCCTGGACCTCTTCAGCCACCCGGCCACCGGCAGCCGCCATGGCGAGGTCAGCCTGGAAGGCGAGCGCCACATCGCCTATGACTGCGCACCGCTGCTACACGCGCAGAGCCTCGGGGGCTGGGTCATCGCCTTCCGCGACATCAGCCGCGCCAAGGAGTCCGAAAAGCAATTGCGCATCCTCCAGCGCAGCATCGAGGCCAGTTACAACGGCGCGCTCATCTGCGACGCCACCGCCGACGACCTGCCGATCATCTACGTCAACCCGGCCTTCGAGCGCATCACCGGCTACAGCCCCGGTGAGGTCCTGGGTCGCAACTGCCGCTTCCTCCAGGGCGACGACCACGAACAGACGGGCATCGCCGAAATCCGCCATGCCCTGGCGGAGAAACGCGAGGTCCACGTGGTGCTGCGCAACTTCCGCAAGGACGGCACGCCCTTCTGGAACGACCTCTACATCGCGCCGGTGCCCAACGAGCACGGCGAGATCACCCACTTCATCGGTGTGCAGAACGACATCTCGGAGCAGAAGCGGGTGGAATCCGAACTGGCCTACAACGCCAGCCACGACGTGCTCACCGGCCTGCCCAATCGTTCGCTGCTGGAAGACCGCCTGCGCCAGGGCTGCCAGATCAGCCAGCGCTACCGGCGCAAGCTGGCGGTGATGTTCATCGACCTCGACGGCTTCAAGCCGATCAACGACTCCATGGGCCACGGCATTGGCGACCAGATACTGGTGGAAGTGGCGCGGCGCCTGACCCAGCAGGTGCGCCCCGGCGACACCGTGGCGCGCCTGGGCGGCGACGAGTTCATCCTGATCCTGCCGGACCTGGCCCGCGAAGAGGACGTGCTGCAAGTGGCCGAACGGGTCATCGACTGCATCGCCCGCCCCTACTCCATCACCGGCAGCGAACTGCACATCACCGCCAGCCTGGGCATCGCCATGAGCGAGCAAGGCATGCAGCAGCCCATGCAACTGATCCAGCAAGCGGACCTGGCCATGTACAAGGCCAAGCAGCAGGGCCGCAACTGCTACCAGTGGTACACCACCGACCTGGAGCAGAAAGTCAGCGAGCGGGTGACGCTGCGCAACGAACTGCAAAAGGCCCTGGAAGCCAACGCCTTCATGCTCTACTACCAGCCGCAGATCGACGGCCGCAACGGCCGCATCATCGGCTTCGAGGCCCTGCTGCGCTGGCAGCACCCCCTGTTGGGCTTCATCTCCCCGTCGCAGTTCGTGCCGGTGGCCGAGGACACCGGGCAGATCATCCCGCTCAGCGAATGGGTGCTGGCCACCGCCTGCCAGGACTGCCGCGACCTGCTCGACCGGGGCATGGTCAACACCGTGGTGGCGGTGAACATCTCGGCGGTGTACTTCCAGCGCAACCTCTTCGTCGACAGCGTGCGGCGCATCCTCGAAGAAACCCGCCTACCCGCCGAATTGCTGGAACTGGAAATCACCGAAACCGTGCTGCTGGACAACGCCGAGCGCGCCATCGCCACCCTGCAGGCGCTCAAGGCCCTGGGCGTGCGCCTGTCCATCGACGACTTCGGCACCGGCTTCTCCAGCCTCAACTACCTCAAGCGCCTGCCCATCGACAAAGTGAAGATCGACCGCGCCTTCGTCCAGGAAATCATCAGCGACCGGCACGACGCCGCCATCACCCAGGGCATCATCTCAATGGCCCACCACCTACGCCTGCGGGTGATCGCCGAAGGGGTGGAGAGCGAGTCCCAGTTCGCCTTCCTGAAGAAAAGCCACTGCGACGAGTTCCAGGGCTACTACTTCGCCCGCCCCATGCCCTTCGCGCAGCTCGACCAGTTCCTCCACGAACACCACAAGAGCCCGGCGGCTTACCTGGAAACCCCCGCCGGGTCCAGCCAGAGCCAGACCCTGCTGCTGCTCGACGACGAAGAGAACATCCTCCGCGCCCTGACCCGCGTCCTGCGCCGCGACGGCTACCAGATCTTCACCGCCAGCCGCGCCCAGGACGCCTTCGCGCAACTGGCCAAGCACGATATCCAGGTGATCCTCTCCGACCAGCGCATGCCGGAAATGAACGGCACCGAATTCCTCAGCCGGGTCAAGGACCTCTACCCCGACACCATCCGCATCGTGCTGTCCGGCTACACCGACCTGAAGTCCGTCACCGACGCCATCAACCAGGGCGCCATCTACAAGTTCCTCACCAAACCCTGGGACGACGACCAGCTCCGCGCCGTGATCGCCCAGGCTTTCCTCCACCACAGCCTGGCCAAGGCCAAGGAAGAGAGCACGGTGGTAGAACAGGGTACGGAATTAAGGTGAAGGCCAATTGCTTGTGGGGGCGAATTCATTCGCCAAGCAGGCCGAAGGTCTGCCCTGCTGAGCATCGCGGAGAAGGTGCGCATCCCTTCACGAGTAAACATCCACACTCGTAGAACGTGGACTTGCTCTTGGCCCCCTGGAAGGGGGCATCCAGGTGCCGCCTGGCAAATTGGAGCCTGGAGGAAATCCGAGAGCACTGGCGGTACTTCTCCCCAAGCCCGTCCCTGCGACGAGACCGGCCACGACGACGTAGCAACGTAGGATGGGTCGAGCCGCGAAACCCATGCCGTTTGTTGGGACCGATGGGTATCGCTTCGCTCAACCACATCCTACGAACGCCATCCGTGTGCATGCCGGGGTAGACCACCTCCCGCGCATAGGACGGATAGTGCCCCGCCTCGTCGCGGATCGAGTCCAGCGGGAAGCACAGGCGCTGCTCGTGGGCGACGACGAAATGCCGGCAGTCCTTGATCCACTCCGGGACAGGTAGACGCCGGAAAGGCATTTCTGACGGGTGCCGGAAGTACACAGGGACGCGCGCCCGCAAATGAAAAGCCCGGCCCCTTTATCGGAGGCCGGGCTTTTGTGTATGAGGTAGTTACGCACTGGTGGGCGCGAATTCATTCGCGAATGAAGTCCCCCCACCATAAAGAAACCTACACCGCCCCCACCACCTGCAGCACGCTGGCGCCGGTGAAGAGGAACAGCACCTGTTCTTCCGCCTCGGCGCGGATCGCCGTGCGGCGCTCGGGCTCGCCGATGTAGTCCAGGGATAGCTGGAACAGGTTGCGGCTGACCAGTCGCGACACCCGCCGCACCACGGGTTCCGCCACCCGCGTCGGCAGCAATTTGAACGCGCGGACGTCCTCGGCCATGTCGGCGGCGAAATCCTCCATGACCTCGGCCAGGGCCGCGCGCAGTACGGGCGAGGCACCGTGCAGCTCGCGCACGCCGATGATGAAGGCCTCCGCATGGCCGTCGACGAAGTCGAAGAACAGCTGCACCGTCTCATGGCAGACCCGCCGGCCACGGCCGAGGTCGATGCCCATCAGCATCGGCGACGCCTCTCCGCCCTGCACGGCGCGGGCCGCCGCCTCGCGGCGCAGGTCCCGCAGGGGTTGGCGCAGTTGGGAGGCAATGCCGCGGATGATGGCCAGCCCCAGGTCGTCCACATCCTTGAAATGGCGGTAGAAGGTGTTGGGATTCAGCCCGGCCTCGCGTGCCAGTTCGCGCAGGCCCAGGCTGCCCAGGCTGCGATTGCGGGCCCCGAGGCGCAGGGCCGCGTCCATCAGCAGGCGCTTGCCGGGGGCTTCCGTGACAGGGTCTGGCGACTGCGGTTCGTCGCCGCTGGCGGCATTCATCTCTGGCCCTACCTAAGGTTGGTTGTGACGGCGTTGGATTGCCGGCGAGTATACAGATGTCTACCTTGGTATACAGCTGTATACGCCGCAATCAATAAGAACAGGAGCCCGGCCCATGTCTGCGTCAGCCTCACCCCACCCCGCCGCCCGCCATTGCAAGATCGCCATCGTAGGGTCCGGCTTTTCCGGCCTCGGCATGGCGATCCGCCTGAAGCAGAAGGGCGAGAACGACTTCCTCATGTTCGAGAAGGAGCCCGGCATCGGCGGCACCTGGCGGGTGAACAACTACCCCGGCTGCGGCTGCGACGTGCAATCCCACCTCTATTCCTTTTCCTTCGAACCGAACCCCAACTGGACGCGGATGTTCGCCAGGCAGGAGGAGATCAAGGCTTACCTGGAAGGCTGCTGGGAGAAGTACCGGTTGCAGGACAAGACCCTGCTGAACACCGAGATCACCCGCCTGGCCTGGAGCGACCAGGACGAGCTGTGGCAGATCGAGGACGCCGCCGGCAACCACTACACGGCGCAGTTCGTGGTGTCCGGCATGGGCGCGCTGTCCACTCCGGCAACCCCCGCGCTGAACGGCCTGGAAAGCTTCCAGGGCGAACGCTTCCACTCCCAGCAGTGGAACCATGACTACGACCTGGCCGGCAAGCGCGTGGCGGTGGTCGGCACCGGTGCCTCCAGCATCCAGTTCGTGCCGCAGATCCAGAAGCAGGTGGCCCGGCTCGACCTCTACCAGCGCACCGCGCCCTGGATCATGCCCAAGCCCGACCGCGCCATCAGCGAGGGCGAACGCGCCCGCTTCAAACGCTTCCCCTTCCTGCAGACGCTCTGGCGCGGCGCCATCTACGCCCTTCTCGAAAGCCGTGTGGTGGGCTTTGCCCTGACGCCGAAGGTGATGAAGCTCGCCGAGCTGGTCGCCAAGAGCCACATCAAGCGCAAGATCAAGGACCCGGCACTGCGCGCCAAGGTCACCCCGGACTACACCATGGGCTGCAAGCGGGTGCTGATCTCCAATGACTACTACCCGGCCCTGACCCAGCCCAACGTCGAGGTGATCACCGACGGCATCCGCGAAATCCGCGCCCACAGCATCGTCACCGCCGACGGCCGCGAGCGCGAGGTGGACGCGATCATCTTCGGCACCGGCTTCACGCCCAGCGACCCGTTGCCGCGCAACGTGGTGTTCGGCCGTGGCGGCGTCGATCTGCTGGACACCTGGCCCGAAGGCCCCGAAGCCTACAAGGGCACCATGACCGCCGGATTCCCCAACCTGTTCTTCCTCATGGGGCCGAATACCGGGCTGGGCCACAACTCCATGGTCTACATGATCGAATCGCAGATCCATTACGTGCTCGGCGCCCTCGACCTGCTCGGCGAACGCCGCCTGCGCAGCCTGGAGGTGAAGCGCGAAGCCCAGGACAGGTTCAACGGCAAACTCCAGGGCAGCCTGGGCAACACCGTATGGAACGCCGGCGG contains:
- a CDS encoding HD domain-containing phosphohydrolase, which gives rise to MSEAQRRPTLLLVDDEEHILSALRRVLRGEPYELLTASGGSQALALLAANDIDLVVSDARMPGLDGPALLAEVQRRWPGTLRLLLTGATDLETSIRAINQGQIYRYLGKPWNDDELRVTLRQALAHQHAEREHQRLERLTLEQNQRLQELNASLEQRVRDRTAELQQTADMLDLAYDELRRSYVTATEVFSALLTQRLPGDKQGNAQVIALVRAYAEEHQLPEAESRDLTMAAALYNLGKLTWDDHLLSRPSDLLHREERERYCRYPQLGESLLMALEPLHDAGRLIRHHQERWNGTGFPDQLHGEAIPFGARLLKLAVDFVELQCGLVLQRAVPRDEALLFLARYAGRLYDPQLCQPFIDLCTRCAPDLLKTDPDVLAMDTRRLEPGMVLARNLQADSGMLLLNAGKQLSRALIDKLIAFEASEGARYTLHVRLPEVDAGTVKEQTR
- a CDS encoding response regulator yields the protein MINIQLVDDEPHILNALQRMLRPQGWVLHAFDDPEVALAALAEHRYAAIVCDLNMPQLDGLTYLQFARQRQPDALRMLLSAHGDRATLMQAINRAEIYRFLSKPWENYDIENALQSAIDLYQLREENHRLLEQVRGQQGTLERQRRELLRLEAEHPGLTRVRRDADGAVLLEGYDLDD
- a CDS encoding EAL domain-containing protein — translated: MAKHIRDLAYQAYLHCLALTLIALGGMGLIAFLIQDQPARHELVLLPDSALLSLVAGVALFGATHGMRRLALLTGLLLIVLSGYSLSHNVLAGGSDQGHSLLSGHWRVQSEKAIVGCLFGLAMLLAVTRHGGRWLSQLCGITLLGLALASQLALLGPFQSLPRFAFRPEAGPVANLFIALLGIAVLLLCALPGGPRRLLDRRTLLTGLLGTLATCGGWFLLSHHEVGTLHTHNHQLLLRAHSAIENTLTLHLQLTQRMADRWHSLHGALPETLWKQESNAYLSDFPSLHLIAVLDADLQTLRQQRRDPAAMDWLGRFLAQPQLRQWLQQVRQGDRAQMSEVQSFSPDDHSALVAAPLRLYGQPTGLLVASLDVAAALDRQLGEDLDGFTLEIFEGARRIHAAGARRTDHGHLPAGEQRTELGPEGRWQLRTYQTLLHHDYAAVYLPPLFMLFGLGLTFLLMVSQSFSRLVIERSQRLRDSNRELELSLQHQARLQLQNQRIMDHSMDVLCSIDADERFTQVSPSCHSVLGYRPEEMIGRPYTDFVLPEDRERTRGDIQAIIRGESWDAVRNRCQRKDGSLVHLLWSAGWSESERTLFAVAHDITSLVRHEAYAEDQRDILSMISTDQPLADILKAICLMSETLDPSTCCSVLLVDGEHKRLFLGAAPSLPEAFNQSQDGLPIGPLAGACGTAAFRRQMVVSKDISEDPLWHEQREQALRHGLRACWAIPLMSHHGDVLGTFAVYLRQPSTPDDEALQLIGTAGQLAAIAIERLNDRLRLLESEQRYRSLFIFNPDPVFSLDREGCFLSLNQSGCELIDHPIAELIGRPFSDLVDEDDVGHVLTHFRSTLDGLAQHFEVRCHNRAGSPLELDITLLPIVVEEVIVGVFGIAKDIGERNRMTRALQDALAQSERKALLLRGLSDTALHLGGILDTRALLDFICARLRELVGAHQSLLDLTDDLGLTACSLSAKYQAWPPTPRLPPEGLEYYSRACASHQPTLLTRAELSVPGDRDSGQLPLHGWLAVPLIDHGGHHLGLLQLSDKFDGDFDQDDLAIAQQFAQTAVAALENIRLVQQVLSGEQRLQEQLDFTSAITNSVGEGLLAVDRHGRLNFVNPAAAELLGQRTDALLGQDLAEYLPLDLFSHPATGSRHGEVSLEGERHIAYDCAPLLHAQSLGGWVIAFRDISRAKESEKQLRILQRSIEASYNGALICDATADDLPIIYVNPAFERITGYSPGEVLGRNCRFLQGDDHEQTGIAEIRHALAEKREVHVVLRNFRKDGTPFWNDLYIAPVPNEHGEITHFIGVQNDISEQKRVESELAYNASHDVLTGLPNRSLLEDRLRQGCQISQRYRRKLAVMFIDLDGFKPINDSMGHGIGDQILVEVARRLTQQVRPGDTVARLGGDEFILILPDLAREEDVLQVAERVIDCIARPYSITGSELHITASLGIAMSEQGMQQPMQLIQQADLAMYKAKQQGRNCYQWYTTDLEQKVSERVTLRNELQKALEANAFMLYYQPQIDGRNGRIIGFEALLRWQHPLLGFISPSQFVPVAEDTGQIIPLSEWVLATACQDCRDLLDRGMVNTVVAVNISAVYFQRNLFVDSVRRILEETRLPAELLELEITETVLLDNAERAIATLQALKALGVRLSIDDFGTGFSSLNYLKRLPIDKVKIDRAFVQEIISDRHDAAITQGIISMAHHLRLRVIAEGVESESQFAFLKKSHCDEFQGYYFARPMPFAQLDQFLHEHHKSPAAYLETPAGSSQSQTLLLLDDEENILRALTRVLRRDGYQIFTASRAQDAFAQLAKHDIQVILSDQRMPEMNGTEFLSRVKDLYPDTIRIVLSGYTDLKSVTDAINQGAIYKFLTKPWDDDQLRAVIAQAFLHHSLAKAKEESTVVEQGTELR
- a CDS encoding TetR family transcriptional regulator, which codes for MNAASGDEPQSPDPVTEAPGKRLLMDAALRLGARNRSLGSLGLRELAREAGLNPNTFYRHFKDVDDLGLAIIRGIASQLRQPLRDLRREAAARAVQGGEASPMLMGIDLGRGRRVCHETVQLFFDFVDGHAEAFIIGVRELHGASPVLRAALAEVMEDFAADMAEDVRAFKLLPTRVAEPVVRRVSRLVSRNLFQLSLDYIGEPERRTAIRAEAEEQVLFLFTGASVLQVVGAV
- a CDS encoding flavin-containing monooxygenase yields the protein MSASASPHPAARHCKIAIVGSGFSGLGMAIRLKQKGENDFLMFEKEPGIGGTWRVNNYPGCGCDVQSHLYSFSFEPNPNWTRMFARQEEIKAYLEGCWEKYRLQDKTLLNTEITRLAWSDQDELWQIEDAAGNHYTAQFVVSGMGALSTPATPALNGLESFQGERFHSQQWNHDYDLAGKRVAVVGTGASSIQFVPQIQKQVARLDLYQRTAPWIMPKPDRAISEGERARFKRFPFLQTLWRGAIYALLESRVVGFALTPKVMKLAELVAKSHIKRKIKDPALRAKVTPDYTMGCKRVLISNDYYPALTQPNVEVITDGIREIRAHSIVTADGREREVDAIIFGTGFTPSDPLPRNVVFGRGGVDLLDTWPEGPEAYKGTMTAGFPNLFFLMGPNTGLGHNSMVYMIESQIHYVLGALDLLGERRLRSLEVKREAQDRFNGKLQGSLGNTVWNAGGCKSWYLHPVSGRNCTVWPGFTWRFRLLTRNFDPAAYHFSRNAPVHEAQGPLQLNRQEVPA